The following proteins are co-located in the Pseudomonadota bacterium genome:
- a CDS encoding DUF2282 domain-containing protein, with product MKKSNLYLSAAMVSAFALSGCDMGKKDNGAGAAAKGEKCYGIAKAGKNDCASSEAGTSCQGTATVDSDPNAWIYVPQGVCDKIVGGSLTAEQE from the coding sequence ATGAAAAAATCAAATCTTTATCTATCTGCTGCAATGGTGAGTGCTTTTGCGCTTTCTGGTTGTGATATGGGAAAAAAGGACAATGGTGCTGGTGCAGCTGCTAAAGGTGAAAAATGCTACGGAATCGCCAAAGCTGGCAAGAATGACTGTGCTTCATCTGAGGCTGGTACCTCTTGTCAAGGCACAGCCACCGTAGATAGTGATCCAAATGCTTGGATATATGTACCACAGGGTGTGTGTGATAAAATTGTTGGTGGAAGCCTCACCGCCGAACAGGAATAA